One genomic segment of Scophthalmus maximus strain ysfricsl-2021 chromosome 3, ASM2237912v1, whole genome shotgun sequence includes these proteins:
- the LOC118317203 gene encoding nuclear factor 7, ovary, which translates to MASASYKEDLTCSICLTIFSDPVILPCGHSFCRECISLSLKSQRQCPQCRADVPEDEQCLLTNHTLKSLAEKEVEKLRRGHGDDKEIDDWLCPEHEERLKLFCVTDQQLACIICRDGEKHEGHKFKPIKEAAALVRNKLEAFVQCIADDIDATERLVNTKMEEITKTKDKVQQLTTQICRQFEEMHQFLRKREDEITNDLKHKEDDAVEKMSETLNAMETALSESRELQAKVATVLETTDSDKFLKSWTENNSMVTSEHSFKPKANEFKVENTSLSLGPYDSHLQFFMWKEMLQVIKPQAELLSLKSVSSNITVSEDGRNLMYRPVFTPNCKQRSFPYDSYGRNTSYIQYDHSCVEQTSVQCVSAFSSNEFTSGQHYWEMEVGERDYWKVGVENHYLSYDQQEYVTSIQDTVLALAGRPQKIGVYLDCLSQELSFYDAENMTHIHTMRHCMSVPVKAYFEYRFSEAANHNPPRVCWY; encoded by the exons aTGGCCTCTGCTTCTTACAAAGAAGATTTGACTTGCTCTATTTGTCTGACGATCTTCTCGGATCCTGTAATCCTGCCGTGTGGCCACTCTTTCTGCAGAGAATGTATTTCCCTTTCTCTGAAATCACAGCGCCAGTGTCCACAGTGTCGGGCAGACGTTCCAGAAGACGAGCAATGTCTTCTCACCAATCACACTTTGAAAAGTCTTGCTGAAAAAGAAGTGGAGAAACTGAGGAGAGGGCATGGAGATGACAAGGAA aTTGACGACTGGTTGTGCCCTGAACACGAAGAAAGGCTGAAGCTGTTCTGCGTCACAGATCAGCAGTTAGCTTGTATTATATGTCGAGATGGGGAGAAGCACGAAGGGCACAAGTTTAAACCAATCAAAGAAGCAGCTGCACTTGTGAGGAACAAGTTGGAGGCGTTTGTGCAATGCATTGCTGATGATATCGATGCTACAGAGAGGCTGGTCAACACAAAGATGGAAGAGAtaacaaaaaccaaagacaaGGTTCAGCAGCTGACGACTCAGATCTGCAGACAGTTTGAGGAGATGCACCAGTTTCTTagaaagagagaagacgagaTCACGAATgacctgaaacacaaagaggacgATGCTGTCGAGAAAATGAGCGAGACATTAAATGCCATGGAAACTGCTctgtcagagagcagagagctgcAGGCAAAGGTGGCGACTGTTCTAGAAACCACAGACTCTGACAAGTTCTTAAAGAGCTGGACTGAGAATAACAGCATGGTGACTTCTGAACATTCATTCAAGCCCAAAGCCAATGAGTTTAAAGTGGAGaacacgtctctctctctggggccTTATGACAGTCACCTGCAGTTCTTTATGTGGAAGGAGATGCTTCAGGTCATCAAGCCCCAAGCAGAGCTGCTGTCACTCAAAAGTGTTAGCAGTAACATAACAGTGTCTGAAGATGGGAGGAATTTGATGTATAGGCCCGTATTCACTCCAAATTGCAAACAAAGGAGTTTTCCTTATGATAGCTATGGTCGTAATACCAGTTACATTCAATATGACCATAGTTGCGTGGAGCAAACCTCAGTCCAGTGTGTTTCTGCGTTCAGCTCCAATGAGTTCACCTCAGGGCAGCACTACTGGGAAATGGAGGTTGGAGAAAGGGACTATTGGAAAGTAGGGGTAGAAAATCATTATCTTAGCTATGATCAGCAAGAATATGTCACTTCTATTCAAGACACAGTGTTAGCATTGGCAGGAAGACCACAAAAGATTGGTGTTTACCTAGACTGCCTATCGCAGGAGCTGTCCTTCTATGACGCAGAAAACATGACTCATATTCACACTATGAGACACTGTATGTCAGTGCCAGTGAAAGCATATTTTGAATACAGATTTAGTGAGGCAGCAAATCATAACCCCCCAAGAGTGTGCTGGTACTGA
- the LOC118317205 gene encoding nuclear factor 7, ovary-like, protein MASASYKEDLTCSICLTIFSDPVILPCGHSFCRECISLSLKSQRQCPQCRADVPEDEQCLLTNHTLKSLAEKEVEKLRRGHGDDKEIDDWLCPEHEERLKLFCVTDQQLACIICRDGEKHEGHKFKPIKEAAALVRNKLEAFVQCIADDIDATERLVNTKMEEITKTKDKVQQLTTQICRQFEEMHQFLRKREDEITNDLKHKEDDAVEKMSETLNAMETALSESRELQAKVATVLETTDSDKFLKSWTENNSMVTSEHSFKPKANEFKVENTSLSLGPYDSHLQFFMWKEMLQVIKPQAELLSLKSVSSNITVSEDGRNMMYRPVFITNCKQRSYGRNTSYIQYDHSCVEHTSVQCVSAFSSNEFTSGQHYWEMEVGERDYWKVGVENHYLSYDQQEYVTSIQDTVLALAGRPQKIGVYLDCLSQELSFYDAENMTHIHTMRHCMSVPVKAYFEYRFSEAANHNPPRVCWY, encoded by the exons aTGGCCTCTGCTTCTTACAAAGAAGATTTGACTTGCTCTATTTGTCTGACGATCTTCTCGGATCCTGTAATCCTGCCGTGTGGCCACTCTTTCTGCAGAGAATGTATTTCCCTTTCTCTGAAATCACAGCGCCAGTGTCCACAGTGTCGGGCAGACGTTCCAGAAGACGAGCAATGTCTTCTCACCAATCACACTTTGAAAAGTCTTGCTGAAAAAGAAGTGGAGAAACTGAGGAGAGGGCATGGAGATGACAAGGAA aTTGACGACTGGTTGTGCCCTGAACACGAAGAAAGGCTGAAGCTGTTCTGCGTCACAGATCAGCAGTTAGCTTGTATTATATGTCGAGATGGGGAGAAGCACGAAGGGCACAAGTTTAAACCAATCAAAGAAGCAGCTGCACTTGTGAGGAACAAGTTGGAGGCGTTTGTGCAATGCATTGCTGATGATATCGATGCTACAGAGAGGCTGGTCAACACAAAGATGGAAGAGAtaacaaaaaccaaagacaaGGTTCAGCAGCTGACGACTCAGATCTGCAGACAGTTTGAGGAGATGCACCAGtttctgagaaagagagaagacgagaTCACGAATgacctgaaacacaaagaggacgATGCTGTCGAGAAAATGAGCGAGACATTAAATGCCATGGAAACTGCTctgtcagagagcagagagctgcAGGCAAAGGTGGCGACTGTTCTAGAAACCACAGACTCTGACAAGTTCTTAAAGAGCTGGACTGAGAATAACAGCATGGTGACTTCTGAACATTCATTCAAGCCCAAAGCCAATGAGTTTAAAGTGGAGaacacgtctctctctctggggccTTATGACAGTCACCTGCAGTTCTTTATGTGGAAGGAGATGCTTCAGGTCATCAAGCCCCAAGCAGAGCTGCTGTCACTCAAAAGTGTTAGCAGTAACATAACAGTGTCTGAAGATGGGAGGAATATGATGTATAGGCCCGTATTCATCACAAATTGCAAACAAAGGAGTTATGGTCGTAATACCAGTTACATTCAATATGACCATAGTTGCGTGGAGCACACCTCAGTCCAGTGTGTTTCTGCGTTCAGCTCCAATGAGTTCACCTCAGGGCAGCACTACTGGGAAATGGAGGTTGGAGAAAGGGACTATTGGAAAGTAGGGGTAGAAAATCATTATCTTAGCTATGATCAGCAAGAATATGTCACTTCTATTCAAGACACAGTGTTAGCATTGGCAGGAAGACCACAAAAGATTGGTGTTTACCTAGACTGCCTATCGCAGGAGCTGTCCTTCTATGACGCAGAAAACATGACTCATATTCACACTATGAGACACTGTATGTCAGTGCCAGTGAAAGCATATTTTGAATACAGATTTAGTGAGGCAGCAAATCATAACCCCCCAAGAGTGTGCTGGTACTGA
- the LOC118317202 gene encoding nuclear factor 7, ovary-like yields the protein MTLKKVLPSQSDWSVRAERKSSAMAESDFYTEHLTCGLCLSIFTDPVTLLCGHSFCRRCITGAVNTRGRCPQCGTAVAPGQTCLPTNHILKSLGEKAREAGRKATQRGHESAEVAGLCPQHQERLKLFCVTDQQLACIICRDGENHQGHKFKPIKEVAASLRKKLEAFVKRIADDIDATERLVNTQTEEIGKTKDKVQQLTTQICRQFEEMHQFLRKREDQITNDLKHKEEEMSETLNTMETALSESRVLQAKVASVLDITDSDKFVKSWTEDNAMGTSERSFRPRANELQAVRRSSLSLGPYDSHLQFFMWKEMLQVIKPQAEPLSLKRGSAGITVSDDGRSLFCTPKSKPPQSDPYLVFDAFKGFDPTVRTPSYGSTRGFGQTWHSVTNRAFSVNEFSSGQHYWEIDVGHRRYWELGIKDNFLKYDGRKYSTRCLSVVTELSFAGRPRKIGIYLNCTSKKLSFYDADNMTHIQTVSPGTLSSPLSAYFNIRCRTPDPNPMTVCWY from the exons ATGACGTTAAAAAAAGTATTGCCAAGTCAGTCAGACTGGTCCGTCAGGGCAGAGCGAAAAAGCTCAGCCATGGCAGAGTCCGATTTTTACACTGAACATCTGACCTGCGGCCTCTGTCTGAGCATCTTCACCGACCCGGTGACTCTGCTCTGCGGACACTCCTTCTGCAGACGGTGCATCACAGGTGCTGTGAACACGCGGGGACGCTGTCCGCAGTGTGGGACAGCGGTTGCACCGGGGCAGACGTGTCTTCCGACCAACCACATACTGAAGAGCCTCGGCGAGAAGGCCAGAGAGGCGGGGAGGAAGGCGACACAGCGTGGACACGAGAGCGCAGAg gtggCTGGGCTGTGCCCCCAACACCAAGAAAGGCTGAAACTGTTCTGCGTCACAGATCAGCAGTTAGCATGTATAATTTGCCGAGATGGGGAAAACCACCAAGGGCACAAGTTTAAACCAATCAAAGAAGTAGCTGCATCTTTGAGGAAGAAGTTGGAGGCGTTTGTGAAACGCATTGCTGATGATATCGATGCTACAGAGAGGCTGGTCAACACACAGACGGAAGAGATCGGAAAAACCAAAGACAAGGTTCAGCAGCTGACAACTCAGATCTGCAGACAGTTTGAGGAGATGCACCAGTttctgaggaagagagaagacCAGATCACGAATgacctgaaacacaaagaggaagagatgagtgAGACATTAAATACCATGGAAACTGCTCTGTCAGAGAGCAGAGTGCTGCAGGCAAAGGTGGCGTCGGTCCTGGATATCACAGACTCTGACAAGTTCGTGAAGAGCTGGACTGAGGACAACGCCATGGGGACTTCTGAACGTTCATTCAGGCCCAGAGCCAATGAGCTCCAAGCGGTGAGAagatcgtctctctctctggggccTTATGACAGTCACCTGCAGTTCTTCATGTGGAAGGAGATGCTGCAGGTCATCAAGCCCCAAGCGGAGCCGCTGTCACTCAAAAGAGGCAGCGCAGGTATAACCGTGTCCGATGATGGACGAAGTCTGTTTTGTACTCCCAAAAGCAAGCCACCTCAGTCGGATCCCTACTTGGTGTTCGACGCCTTCAAAGGATTCGACCCAACCGTAAGGACTCCTTCATACGGCTCCACCAGAGGATTCGGCCAAACATGGCATTCGGTCACCAACCGTGCATTCAGTGTCAATGAGTTCTCTTCAGGACAGCATTACTGGGAAATAGATGTTGGACACAGACGGTATTGGGAACTTGGGATAAAGGACAATTTCTTAAAATATGATGGCCGGAAATATTCCACCCGCTGCCTGAGCGTTGTCACAGAGCTATCGTTCGCAGGCAGACCTCGAAAGATCGGGATTTACCTCAACTGCACATCCAAGAAGCTCTCCTTCTACGATGCGGACAACATGACGCACATTCAAACCGTGAGCCCCGGAACCTTGTCCTCGCCACTGTCGGCATATTTTAACATCAGATGCAGAACACCTGATCCCAACCCCATGACGGTGTGCTGGTACTGA